The Streptomyces luteogriseus genome includes a window with the following:
- a CDS encoding GGDEF domain-containing protein, which yields MGEDRRLTAVVALAQGMAAAHGSREAWRAAATGACRALGGSFAALSVWERELGRLRVLVNVGELAEGEEEFPEDEAYPVHQFAEITEFLHEQWAGGGEPDAWVETAEGPAAGREPGYCHQRVAALRRRGRGCCVVAPIVLDGRAWGELYVARPAGEAVFGRGDADFATVLASVVAAGIAQTERLEEARRLAFTDSLTGLANRRAVDVRLERAIERHRRDDTAVSLVVCDLNGLKRVNDTHGHAAGDRLLERFGSVLSLCGAMLPGALAARLGGDEFCLLAVGPPADQVVKAAGELCRRASELELGDGVACGVASTEDPIGPVRSARRLFRLADAAQYRAKAERAVKPVVAGRAGPDDPVVRLADEPSQDEGGERRRFRGRHAP from the coding sequence ATGGGTGAGGACAGACGGCTGACGGCCGTCGTCGCGTTGGCTCAGGGGATGGCGGCCGCGCACGGGTCGCGTGAGGCGTGGCGTGCCGCGGCCACCGGGGCGTGCCGTGCGCTGGGTGGGAGTTTCGCCGCGCTGTCGGTCTGGGAGCGCGAGCTCGGGCGGCTGAGGGTCCTCGTCAACGTCGGCGAGCTGGCCGAGGGCGAGGAGGAGTTCCCCGAGGACGAGGCCTACCCGGTGCACCAGTTCGCGGAGATCACCGAGTTCCTGCACGAGCAGTGGGCCGGAGGCGGGGAGCCCGACGCGTGGGTGGAGACCGCCGAGGGGCCCGCCGCCGGCCGGGAGCCCGGGTACTGCCATCAGCGGGTCGCCGCTCTGCGCCGCCGGGGCCGCGGCTGCTGCGTCGTCGCGCCCATCGTGCTGGACGGGCGGGCCTGGGGCGAGCTGTATGTCGCCCGCCCGGCCGGTGAGGCCGTCTTCGGGCGCGGCGACGCCGACTTCGCCACGGTCCTGGCCTCCGTCGTGGCCGCCGGCATCGCCCAGACCGAGCGGCTGGAGGAGGCCCGGCGGCTCGCCTTCACCGACTCCCTCACCGGGCTGGCGAACCGCCGCGCCGTGGACGTGCGCCTGGAGCGGGCGATCGAGCGGCACCGCCGGGACGACACCGCCGTGAGTCTCGTCGTCTGCGATCTGAACGGGCTGAAGCGGGTCAACGACACCCATGGGCACGCCGCCGGGGACCGGCTCCTGGAGCGCTTCGGGTCGGTGTTGTCGCTCTGCGGCGCCATGCTGCCGGGGGCGCTGGCCGCGCGGCTCGGCGGGGACGAGTTCTGTCTGCTCGCGGTCGGGCCGCCCGCCGACCAGGTCGTGAAGGCGGCCGGTGAACTGTGCCGCAGGGCCTCCGAGTTGGAGCTCGGGGACGGGGTGGCCTGCGGGGTCGCGTCCACCGAGGACCCGATCGGGCCGGTGCGCTCCGCCCGGCGGCTGTTCCGGCTCGCCGACGCCGCCCAGTACCGGGCCAAGGCCGAGCGGGCGGTGAAGCCGGTGGTGGCGGGGCGGGCCGGTCCCGACGATCCCGTCGTGCGGCTCGCGGACGAGCCGTCCCAGGACGAGGGCGGAGAGCGCCGGCGGTTCCGCGGGCGGCACGCGCCCTGA
- a CDS encoding enoyl-CoA hydratase/isomerase family protein — translation MSEERFGEFVLVRRHEQGHVAELVLDRPKAMNAVSTEMARSVAGACAALGEDRDVRVVVLTSTHERAFCVGADLKERNSFSDADLLRQRPVTRGAYTGVLELPVPTVAAVHGFALGGGFELALACDVIVADRTAVVGLPEVSVGVIPGGGGTQLLPRRVGAARAAELIFSARRVEAVEARELGLVDQLVEDGRDREEALALAGRIAANSPVGLRAAKRALRLGQGLDLRAGLEVEDAAWRTTAFSGDRAEGVAAFNERRTPRWPGE, via the coding sequence ATGAGTGAGGAACGGTTCGGGGAGTTCGTGCTGGTGCGGCGGCATGAGCAGGGGCATGTCGCGGAGCTCGTCCTCGACCGGCCCAAGGCCATGAACGCCGTGTCGACGGAGATGGCCCGGTCCGTCGCCGGGGCGTGTGCGGCGCTGGGGGAGGACCGGGACGTCCGGGTGGTCGTGCTGACCTCGACGCACGAGCGGGCCTTTTGCGTCGGGGCCGATCTGAAGGAGCGGAACTCCTTCAGTGACGCGGATCTGCTGCGGCAGCGGCCGGTGACGCGCGGGGCGTACACCGGGGTGCTGGAACTGCCGGTGCCGACGGTGGCGGCGGTGCACGGGTTCGCGCTCGGGGGCGGGTTCGAGCTGGCGCTGGCCTGCGACGTGATCGTGGCGGACCGGACGGCGGTCGTGGGACTGCCGGAGGTGTCGGTCGGGGTGATCCCCGGGGGCGGGGGCACGCAGCTGCTGCCGCGGCGGGTCGGGGCGGCCCGGGCGGCCGAGCTGATCTTCTCCGCGCGGCGGGTGGAGGCCGTGGAGGCCCGCGAGTTGGGGCTGGTCGATCAGCTGGTGGAGGACGGGCGTGACCGGGAGGAGGCGTTGGCGCTGGCGGGGCGGATCGCCGCGAACTCCCCGGTCGGGCTGCGGGCCGCGAAGCGGGCGCTACGGCTCGGGCAGGGGCTGGATCTGCGGGCCGGACTGGAGGTCGAGGACGCGGCCTGGCGGACCACGGCGTTCTCGGGGGACCGCGCGGAGGGTGTCGCGGCCTTCAACGAGCGGCGCACGCCGCGGTGGCCGGGGGAGTAG
- a CDS encoding adenylate/guanylate cyclase domain-containing protein, which translates to MTVDDSGSGEDAQGADSGEDPLALRLEGLILGAERRYTPFQAARSAGVSMELASRFWRAMGFADIGQAKALTEADVLALRRLAGLVEAGLLSEAMAVQVARSTGQTTARLAEWQIDSFLEGLTEPPEPGMTRTEVTYPIVELLLPELEEFLVYVWRRQLAASAGRVVQAADDEEMVDRRLAVGFADLVGFTRLTRRMEEEELGELVEAFETTAADLVAANGGRLIKTLGDEVLYAADDAGTAAEIALRLIETMAHDETMPELRVGMAFGTVTTRMGDVFGTTVNLASRLTSIAPKDAVLVDTAFAEELIRTQDAPASEAEAAEEAAAAEKEGEEPPVYRFGLQPMWQRPVRGLGVVEPWLLTRRDGAP; encoded by the coding sequence GTGACCGTCGACGACTCGGGTTCCGGCGAGGACGCGCAGGGCGCCGACTCCGGCGAGGATCCGCTCGCCCTGCGCCTCGAAGGGCTCATCCTGGGCGCCGAGCGCCGCTACACCCCGTTTCAGGCGGCCCGTAGCGCCGGTGTCTCCATGGAACTGGCCTCCCGCTTCTGGCGGGCCATGGGCTTTGCCGACATCGGCCAGGCCAAGGCCCTCACGGAGGCCGACGTCCTCGCCCTGCGGCGTCTCGCCGGTCTGGTCGAGGCGGGGCTGCTGAGCGAGGCGATGGCCGTACAGGTGGCCCGGTCGACCGGGCAGACCACCGCACGGCTCGCCGAGTGGCAGATCGACTCCTTCCTGGAGGGGCTGACCGAGCCGCCCGAGCCGGGCATGACCCGCACCGAGGTCACGTATCCGATCGTCGAGCTGCTCCTGCCCGAGCTGGAGGAGTTCCTGGTCTACGTCTGGCGCCGGCAGCTCGCCGCCTCGGCCGGGCGGGTCGTGCAGGCGGCCGACGACGAGGAGATGGTCGACCGGCGCCTCGCCGTCGGCTTCGCCGACCTGGTCGGGTTCACGCGGCTGACCCGCCGCATGGAGGAGGAGGAGCTCGGCGAGCTCGTCGAGGCCTTCGAGACCACGGCCGCCGATCTGGTGGCCGCGAACGGCGGGCGCCTGATCAAGACCCTCGGTGACGAGGTGCTCTACGCCGCCGACGACGCGGGCACGGCCGCCGAGATCGCCCTGCGGCTGATCGAGACCATGGCGCACGACGAGACGATGCCGGAGCTGCGCGTCGGCATGGCGTTCGGCACGGTGACCACCCGAATGGGTGATGTGTTCGGTACGACCGTGAACCTGGCCTCCCGGCTCACCTCGATAGCTCCGAAGGACGCCGTGCTCGTCGACACCGCCTTCGCCGAGGAGCTGATCCGCACGCAGGACGCTCCGGCCTCGGAGGCGGAGGCGGCCGAGGAGGCCGCGGCGGCGGAGAAGGAGGGCGAGGAGCCCCCGGTGTACCGGTTCGGGCTGCAGCCGATGTGGCAGCGGCCGGTGCGTGGCCTGGGTGTCGTGGAGCCGTGGCTGCTCACGCGGCGGGACGGGGCGCCGTAG
- a CDS encoding biotin--[acetyl-CoA-carboxylase] ligase produces the protein MTPRDASEPNGSRWSDLDRPPLNVTALRRGLLRQGGLWSEVDVVQRTGSTNSDLVARAAKGEVTEGAVLVAEEQTAGRGRLDRRWTAPPRSGLFFSVLLAPSEVPVARWGWLPLLTGVAVATGLSRAAGVDTALKWPNDLLVTVGGAERKAGGILAERAGDDGVVIGVGINVSLKDDELPVPTAGSLGLAGAVSTDRDPLLRGMLRSLEDWYGKWRDAGGDAAACGLQEAYAAGCATLGRVVRAELPGDRSVVGEAVALDGDGRLVLATEAGVQEPVGAGDIVHLRPA, from the coding sequence ATGACGCCGCGAGATGCATCAGAGCCGAACGGAAGCCGGTGGTCGGACCTGGACCGCCCGCCCCTGAACGTCACCGCCCTGCGCCGGGGCCTGTTGCGGCAGGGAGGGCTGTGGTCGGAGGTGGACGTGGTGCAGCGCACCGGCTCCACGAACTCCGATCTGGTGGCCCGGGCGGCGAAGGGCGAGGTGACCGAGGGTGCGGTGCTGGTCGCCGAGGAGCAGACGGCGGGCCGCGGCCGGCTCGACCGCCGGTGGACGGCGCCGCCCCGCTCCGGCCTCTTCTTCTCCGTCCTGCTCGCACCGAGCGAGGTGCCGGTGGCCCGGTGGGGCTGGCTGCCGCTGCTCACGGGGGTCGCGGTGGCGACGGGGCTGTCACGGGCGGCGGGCGTGGACACGGCCCTGAAGTGGCCGAACGACCTGCTGGTCACGGTCGGGGGAGCGGAACGCAAGGCCGGCGGGATCCTGGCCGAGCGGGCCGGTGACGACGGGGTCGTCATCGGGGTCGGCATCAACGTCTCCCTGAAGGACGACGAGCTGCCCGTGCCGACGGCGGGGTCGCTGGGGCTGGCCGGGGCGGTGAGCACGGACCGGGACCCGCTGCTGCGGGGGATGCTGCGCTCGCTGGAGGACTGGTACGGCAAGTGGCGTGACGCTGGGGGTGACGCGGCCGCGTGCGGGTTGCAGGAGGCATATGCGGCGGGGTGCGCGACGCTCGGGCGTGTGGTGCGGGCGGAGCTGCCAGGGGATCGGTCGGTCGTGGGGGAGGCCGTGGCTCTGGACGGAGACGGGCGGTTGGTGCTGGCGACGGAGGCGGGGGTGCAGGAGCCGGTCGGGGCCGGGGACATCGTGCACCTGAGGCCGGCGTGA
- a CDS encoding acyl-CoA carboxylase subunit beta — protein sequence MSEPEEQQQPDIHTTAGKLADLKRRIEEATHAGSARAVEKQHAKGKLTARERIELLLDEGSFVELDEFARHRSTNFGLDKNRPYGDGVVTGYGTVDGRPVAVFSQDFTVFGGALGEVYGQKIVKVMDFALKTGCPVIGINDSGGARIQEGVASLGAYGEIFRRNTHASGVIPQISLVVGPCAGGAVYSPAITDFTVMVDQTSHMFITGPDVIKTVTGEDVGFEELGGARTHNATSGVAHHMAGDEKDAIEYIKQLLSYLPSNNLSEAPAFPEEADLEVNDEDRELDVIVPDSANQPYDMHAVIEHVLDDAEFLETQPLYAPNIVTGFGRVEGHPVGIVANQPTQLAGCLDIKASEKAARFVRTCDAFNVPVLTFVDVPGFLPGVDQEHDGIIRRGAKLIYAYAEATVPLITIITRKAFGGAYDVMGSKHLGADLNLAWPTAQIAVMGAQGAVNILHRRTIAEAEANGEELEAVRARLIQEYEDALLNPYVAAERGYVDAVILPSETRRHVVRGLRQLRTKRESLPPKKHGNIPL from the coding sequence ATGTCCGAGCCGGAAGAGCAGCAGCAGCCCGACATTCACACGACCGCGGGCAAGCTCGCGGATCTGAAGCGACGCATCGAGGAAGCGACACACGCCGGCTCCGCTCGTGCCGTCGAGAAGCAGCACGCCAAGGGCAAACTGACGGCCCGTGAGCGCATCGAGCTCCTCCTCGACGAGGGCTCCTTCGTCGAACTCGACGAGTTCGCCCGGCACCGCTCCACCAACTTCGGCCTCGACAAGAACCGCCCGTACGGCGACGGGGTCGTCACCGGGTACGGCACCGTCGACGGCCGCCCGGTCGCCGTGTTCTCGCAGGACTTCACCGTCTTCGGCGGCGCCCTCGGCGAGGTCTACGGCCAGAAGATCGTCAAGGTCATGGACTTCGCCCTGAAGACCGGCTGCCCGGTCATCGGGATCAACGACTCCGGTGGCGCCCGCATCCAGGAGGGTGTGGCGTCGCTCGGCGCGTACGGCGAGATCTTCCGCCGCAACACCCACGCCTCCGGCGTCATCCCGCAGATCAGCCTGGTCGTCGGGCCCTGCGCGGGGGGCGCGGTCTACTCCCCGGCCATCACCGACTTCACGGTCATGGTCGACCAGACCTCGCACATGTTCATCACCGGCCCCGACGTCATCAAGACCGTCACCGGCGAGGACGTCGGCTTCGAGGAGCTCGGCGGCGCCCGGACCCACAACGCGACCTCCGGAGTCGCCCACCACATGGCGGGCGACGAGAAGGACGCCATCGAGTACATCAAGCAGCTGCTGTCGTACCTGCCGTCCAACAACCTCTCCGAGGCGCCGGCCTTCCCCGAGGAGGCCGACCTCGAGGTCAACGACGAGGACCGCGAGCTGGACGTGATCGTCCCGGACAGCGCGAACCAGCCGTACGACATGCACGCGGTGATCGAACACGTCCTGGACGACGCCGAGTTCCTCGAGACGCAGCCGCTGTACGCGCCGAACATCGTGACCGGCTTCGGCCGGGTCGAGGGCCACCCGGTCGGCATCGTCGCCAACCAGCCGACGCAGCTCGCCGGCTGCCTGGACATCAAGGCCAGCGAGAAGGCCGCGCGCTTCGTGCGGACCTGCGACGCCTTCAACGTCCCCGTCCTCACCTTCGTCGACGTGCCCGGCTTCCTGCCCGGCGTCGACCAGGAGCACGACGGCATCATCCGCCGCGGCGCCAAGCTGATCTACGCCTACGCCGAGGCGACCGTCCCGCTCATCACGATCATCACGCGCAAGGCCTTCGGCGGCGCCTACGACGTCATGGGCTCCAAGCACCTGGGCGCCGACCTCAACCTCGCCTGGCCCACCGCCCAGATCGCCGTCATGGGCGCCCAGGGCGCGGTCAACATCCTGCACCGCCGCACGATCGCGGAGGCCGAGGCGAACGGCGAGGAACTGGAGGCGGTCCGGGCGCGGCTGATCCAGGAGTACGAGGACGCCCTCCTCAACCCCTACGTCGCGGCCGAGCGCGGTTACGTCGACGCCGTGATCCTGCCGTCCGAGACCCGCCGGCACGTCGTACGGGGTCTGCGTCAGCTGCGTACGAAGCGGGAATCCCTGCCTCCGAAGAAGCACGGCAACATCCCCCTCTAG
- a CDS encoding acyl-CoA carboxylase epsilon subunit, with protein MTIKVVRGNPTPEELAAALAVVRARAAAAAAAPPGAPASRDSWSDPSRIAAHRLPQPGPAAWGRTYWPG; from the coding sequence ATGACGATCAAGGTCGTACGGGGCAACCCGACCCCGGAGGAGCTGGCCGCCGCCCTGGCGGTGGTCAGGGCGCGCGCCGCGGCGGCGGCAGCCGCCCCGCCCGGCGCGCCGGCGTCCCGCGATTCCTGGTCCGACCCGTCCCGCATCGCGGCCCACCGCCTGCCCCAGCCGGGGCCCGCGGCGTGGGGCCGGACCTACTGGCCGGGGTGA
- the mmpB gene encoding morphogenic membrane protein MmpB → MLWSDPENEPPEELRDMQDMLRRLSVLLALAMVVAMIVIGVR, encoded by the coding sequence ATGCTGTGGTCCGACCCCGAGAACGAGCCGCCCGAAGAACTGCGCGACATGCAGGACATGCTGCGGCGGCTGAGCGTTCTCCTGGCCCTGGCCATGGTGGTCGCGATGATCGTGATCGGAGTCAGGTGA
- a CDS encoding Maf family protein: MTAPHRRRLVLASQSPARLGLLRQAGLTPEVIVSGVDEDAVTAPTPAELALALAEAKASVVAARPEVKGALVIGCDSVLDLDGRALGKPADAEEATARWKSMRGRAGTLQTGHCVYDTLTGRYVSATASTVVHFGEPTDEEIAAYVASGEPLYVAGAFTLDGRSAPFIDGIDGDHGNVIGISLPLLRRLLAELGVGITELWAPAEK, from the coding sequence ATGACTGCTCCGCACCGCAGGCGACTCGTCCTCGCCTCCCAGTCCCCCGCCCGGCTCGGTCTGCTCCGCCAGGCCGGCCTCACCCCCGAGGTGATCGTGAGCGGCGTCGACGAGGACGCCGTCACCGCTCCCACCCCCGCCGAGTTGGCGCTCGCCCTGGCCGAGGCGAAGGCCTCCGTCGTGGCGGCCCGGCCGGAGGTCAAGGGCGCGCTCGTGATCGGCTGCGACTCGGTGCTGGACCTGGACGGCCGGGCCCTCGGCAAGCCCGCGGACGCCGAGGAGGCCACCGCCCGCTGGAAGTCGATGCGCGGCCGGGCCGGCACCCTCCAGACCGGCCACTGCGTCTACGACACGCTCACCGGCCGCTACGTCTCCGCCACCGCCTCGACGGTCGTCCACTTCGGCGAGCCCACCGACGAGGAGATCGCCGCCTACGTCGCCTCCGGCGAACCCCTCTACGTCGCCGGGGCGTTCACCCTGGACGGCCGCTCCGCCCCGTTCATCGACGGCATCGACGGCGACCACGGCAACGTGATCGGCATCAGCCTGCCCCTCCTGCGCCGGCTCCTCGCCGAACTGGGCGTGGGCATCACGGAGTTGTGGGCGCCGGCGGAGAAATGA
- a CDS encoding acetyl/propionyl/methylcrotonyl-CoA carboxylase subunit alpha encodes MRKVLIANRGEIAVRVARACRDAGIASVAVYADPDRDALHVRAADEAFALGGDTPGTSYLDIEKVLNAARESGADAIHPGYGFLSENAEFAQAVLDAGLIWIGPPPQAIRDLGDKVAARHIAQRAGAPLVAGTPDPVSGADEVVAFAEEHGLPIAIKAAFGGGGRGLKVARTLEEVPELYDSAVREAVAAFGRGECFVERYLDKPRHVETQCLADQHGNVVVVSTRDCSLQRRHQKLVEEAPAPFLSDAQMEELYSASKAILKEAGYVGAGTVEFLVGLDGTISFLEVNTRLQVEHPVTEEVAGIDLVREMFRIADGEELGYGDPELRGHSFEFRINGEDPGRNFLPAPGTVTTFAPPSGPGVRLDAGVESGSVIGPAWDSLLAKLIVTGRTRKEALQRAARALEEFQVEGMATAIPFHRAVVKDPAFAPELTDSSDPFTVHTRWIETEFVNEIKPFAAPADADADEEPGRETVVVEVGGKRLEVSLPSSLGMSLARTGLAAGAKPKRRAAKKSGPVASGDTLASPMQGTIVKVAVEEGQEVKEGDLVVVLEAMKMEQPLNAHRSGTIKGLSAEIGASVTSGAAICEIKD; translated from the coding sequence GTGCGCAAGGTGCTCATCGCCAACCGTGGCGAAATCGCTGTCCGCGTGGCCCGGGCCTGCCGGGATGCCGGTATCGCGAGCGTGGCCGTCTACGCCGACCCGGACCGGGACGCTCTGCATGTCCGCGCCGCGGATGAGGCGTTCGCCCTGGGCGGTGACACGCCGGGCACCAGCTACCTCGACATCGAGAAGGTGCTCAACGCCGCCCGCGAGTCCGGCGCGGACGCCATCCACCCCGGATACGGCTTCCTCTCCGAGAACGCCGAGTTCGCGCAGGCGGTCCTGGACGCGGGCCTGATCTGGATCGGCCCGCCGCCGCAGGCGATCCGCGACCTCGGCGACAAGGTCGCCGCCCGGCACATCGCGCAGCGCGCCGGTGCCCCGCTGGTGGCCGGTACGCCCGACCCGGTGTCCGGTGCCGACGAGGTCGTCGCGTTCGCCGAGGAGCACGGTCTGCCGATCGCGATCAAGGCCGCGTTCGGTGGTGGCGGTCGTGGTCTGAAGGTCGCCCGCACCCTCGAAGAGGTGCCGGAGCTGTACGACTCGGCGGTCCGTGAGGCCGTCGCCGCGTTCGGCCGGGGCGAGTGCTTCGTCGAGCGGTACCTGGACAAGCCGCGGCACGTGGAGACCCAGTGCCTGGCCGACCAGCACGGCAACGTGGTCGTCGTGTCGACCCGTGACTGTTCTCTGCAGCGTCGCCACCAGAAGCTGGTGGAGGAGGCCCCGGCCCCCTTCCTGTCCGACGCGCAGATGGAGGAGCTGTACTCCGCCTCCAAGGCGATCCTGAAGGAAGCCGGCTACGTCGGCGCCGGCACGGTCGAGTTCCTCGTCGGCCTCGACGGCACGATCTCCTTCCTGGAGGTCAACACCCGTCTGCAGGTGGAGCACCCGGTCACCGAGGAGGTCGCCGGCATCGACCTCGTGCGCGAGATGTTCCGCATCGCCGACGGCGAGGAGCTCGGCTACGGCGACCCGGAGCTGCGCGGTCACTCCTTCGAGTTCCGTATCAACGGCGAGGACCCGGGCCGCAACTTCCTCCCGGCTCCCGGCACGGTCACGACGTTCGCCCCGCCGTCCGGCCCGGGTGTCCGTCTGGACGCGGGCGTGGAGTCCGGCTCGGTCATCGGCCCGGCGTGGGACTCCCTGCTGGCCAAGCTGATCGTCACCGGCCGTACGCGCAAGGAGGCGCTGCAGCGGGCCGCCCGTGCGCTGGAGGAGTTCCAGGTCGAGGGCATGGCCACCGCCATCCCGTTCCACCGTGCGGTGGTGAAGGACCCGGCGTTCGCGCCCGAGCTCACGGACTCGTCGGACCCGTTCACGGTGCACACGCGCTGGATCGAGACGGAGTTCGTCAACGAGATCAAGCCGTTCGCCGCGCCGGCCGATGCGGACGCGGACGAGGAGCCGGGCCGCGAGACGGTCGTCGTCGAGGTCGGCGGCAAGCGTCTCGAGGTCTCCCTGCCGTCGTCGCTGGGCATGTCCCTGGCGCGCACGGGCCTCGCGGCGGGCGCCAAGCCGAAGCGCCGCGCGGCGAAGAAGTCGGGCCCCGTCGCCTCCGGCGACACCCTCGCGTCCCCGATGCAGGGCACCATCGTCAAGGTGGCCGTCGAGGAGGGCCAGGAGGTCAAGGAGGGCGACCTGGTCGTCGTCCTGGAGGCCATGAAGATGGAGCAGCCCCTCAACGCGCACCGGTCGGGCACGATCAAGGGCCTGAGCGCGGAGATCGGTGCGTCGGTGACGTCGGGCGCGGCGATCTGCGAGATCAAGGACTGA
- a CDS encoding DeoR/GlpR family DNA-binding transcription regulator: MFAAERRQLILEMVRANGAVSLRELARVVQTSEVTVRRDVRALEAEGLLDRRHGGAVLPGGFTRESGFPQKSHLATAEKTAIADLAANLVEEGEAIVVGAGTTTQELARRLARVPGLTVVTNSLLVAQALAHANRVEVVMTGGTLRGSNYALVGSGAEQSLHGLRVSRAFLSGSGLTAERGLSTSNMLSASVDRALVQAAAEVVVLADHTKLGTDTMFQTVPTDLITRLVTDEPPAHDDRAATELQALADQGVQIAVAGGQGGSAGAGAGGPGGDAVPVRQQRRDVPLPGPRRQGPGAGGQLRSASASMLGEQGPGAERARVADLRRR, encoded by the coding sequence GTGTTCGCTGCAGAACGTCGCCAATTGATCCTCGAAATGGTGCGAGCGAACGGGGCCGTGTCGCTCCGTGAGCTCGCCCGCGTCGTCCAGACCTCCGAAGTGACCGTACGGCGGGACGTGCGCGCGCTGGAGGCAGAAGGACTCCTCGACCGCCGACACGGCGGTGCGGTACTGCCGGGCGGTTTCACGCGAGAGTCCGGCTTTCCGCAGAAGTCTCATCTCGCGACCGCCGAGAAGACCGCCATCGCCGACCTCGCCGCGAATCTCGTGGAAGAGGGGGAGGCGATCGTGGTCGGGGCGGGTACGACGACCCAGGAGCTGGCCCGCCGGCTCGCCCGGGTGCCCGGGCTCACCGTCGTCACCAACTCGCTGCTGGTGGCCCAGGCGTTGGCCCATGCCAACCGGGTCGAAGTGGTGATGACCGGCGGTACGCTCCGCGGTTCGAACTACGCCCTGGTCGGCAGTGGTGCGGAGCAGTCCCTGCACGGGCTGCGGGTGTCGCGGGCGTTCCTGTCCGGGAGCGGGTTGACCGCCGAGCGCGGGCTGTCCACGTCCAACATGCTGTCGGCGTCCGTCGACCGGGCGTTGGTGCAGGCGGCCGCGGAGGTCGTGGTCCTCGCCGACCACACCAAACTCGGCACCGACACGATGTTCCAGACCGTGCCGACGGATCTCATCACGCGCCTCGTCACGGACGAGCCGCCGGCGCATGACGACCGTGCCGCCACGGAGTTGCAGGCGCTCGCCGACCAGGGTGTGCAGATCGCCGTCGCCGGGGGGCAGGGGGGTTCCGCCGGAGCGGGGGCGGGGGGCCCGGGGGGCGATGCCGTTCCGGTGCGCCAGCAGCGCCGGGATGTGCCGTTGCCCGGGCCTCGGCGGCAGGGGCCGGGGGCTGGGGGGCAGTTGAGGTCTGCCTCCGCCTCGATGCTGGGTGAGCAGGGGCCTGGGGCGGAGCGGGCCCGGGTGGCTGATCTGCGGCGTCGTTGA